The following coding sequences lie in one Lolium perenne isolate Kyuss_39 chromosome 2, Kyuss_2.0, whole genome shotgun sequence genomic window:
- the LOC127334328 gene encoding histone deacetylase 6 yields MAASGEGASLPSPAGGDDGRRRRVSYFYEPTIGDYYYGQGHPMKPHRIRMAHSLVVHYGLHRLLELSRPFPASKADIGRFHSEDYVSFLASATGNPNILAPSTVKRFNVGEDCPVFDGLFPFCQASAGGSIGAAVKLNRGDADITVNWAGGLHHAKKSEASGFCYVNDIVLAILELLKFHRRVLYVDIDVHHGDGVEEAFFTTNRVMTVSFHKYGDFFPGTGHITDIGAGEGKHYAVNVPLCDGIDDATFRDLFQCIIKRVMEVYQPEVVVLQCGADSLAGDRLGCFNLSVKGHAECLRFLRSFNVPMMLLGGGGYTIRNVARCWCYETAVAVGVEPDNKLPYNDYYEYFGPDYNLHIEPRTVEDLNKKNDLENIKNMILEHLSKLEHVPSVQFHDRPSDPEGPEEMEEDMDKRPAQRSRLWSGGAYDSDTEDPESMKSKTNELTAKSIVKDESNDDL; encoded by the exons ATGGCGGCTTCCGGCGAGGGAGCGTCGCTGCCGTCTCCGGCGGGTGGCGACGACGGCCGCCGCCGTCGCGTGAGCTACTTCTACGAGCCCACGATTGGCGACTACTACTACGGGCAGGGCCACCCGATGAAGCCGCACCGCATCCGCATGGCGCACTCGCTAGTCGTCCACTACGGCCTGCACCGCCTGCTCGAGCTCTCCCGCCCCTTCCCCGCCTCCAAAGCCGACATCGGCCGCTTCCACTCCGAGGACTACGTCTCCTTCCTCGCCTCCGCCACCGGCAACCCCAACATCCTCGCCCCCAGCACCGTCAAGCGCTTCAACGTCGGGGAGGACTGCCCCGTCTTTGACGGCCTCTTCCCCTTCTGCCAGGCCTCCGCCGGCGGCAGCATCGGCGCCGCCGTCAAGCTCAACCGTGGCGACGCCGACATCACCGTCAACTGGGCCGGCGGCCTCCACCACGCCAAGAAGAGCGAGGCATCTGGGTTCTGCTATGTCAACGACATCGTCCTCGCCATTCTCGAGCTTTTGAAGTTCCACAGG CGTGTGCTATATGTAGACATTGATGTCCACCACGGAGATGGTGTGGAGGAGGCTTTCTTCACTACGAACCGAGTCATGACTGTTTCTTTCCACAAGTATGGGGACTTCTTTCCTGGAACTGGGCATATAACTGATATTGGAGCAGGTGAAGGGAAACATTATGCTGTAAATGTCCCCCTGTGTGATGGCATTGATGATGCTACCTTCCGTGATTTGTTCCAATGCATCATTAAGAGAGTAATGGAGGTTTATCAGCCAGAGGTAGTTGTTCTCCAATGTGGCGCTGACTCTTTGGCTGGAGATAGGTTAGGTTGCTTCAATCTGTCTGTAAAAGGCCATGCAGAATGCCTTCGTTTCCTTAGGTCATTCAATGTTCCTATGATGCTTTTGGGGGGTGGAGGTTACACCATCAGAAATGTTGCTCGCTGCTGGTGCTATgag ACTGCAGTTGCTGTTGGCGTCGAACCTGATAACAAGTTGCCTTATAATGACTACTATGAGTACTTTGGCCCTGACTATAATCTTCACATTGAACCAAGAACTGTGGAAGATCTGAATAAGAAAAATGACTTGGAGAATATAAA GAACATGATATTGGAGCATCTATCAAAATTAGAACATGTTCCAAGCGTTCAATTCCATGACAGACCATCAGATCCTGAAGGCCCAGAAGAG ATGGAGGAGGATATGGACAAGAGACCAGCTCAGCGCAGCAGATTATGGAGCGGAGGAGCTTATGATTCTGACACAGAAGATCCCGAGAGCATGAAAAGCAAGACTAATGAGTTAACTGCCAAATCTATCGTGAAG GATGAATCGAATGATGATTTGTAA